From Megalobrama amblycephala isolate DHTTF-2021 linkage group LG8, ASM1881202v1, whole genome shotgun sequence, the proteins below share one genomic window:
- the LOC125273747 gene encoding FYVE, RhoGEF and PH domain-containing protein 5 isoform X1, producing the protein MSAEFQEHPLDPKGHFQAEPLFKMQHQPPIPEEYCDNQEPKPKIESKPRKYLQHHLSSNFNMYLPLHTNKRLRPPNSRECMTEMHRKILLEQEGSQERKTEKTICMEKTVQTDETEPDVILEQGDELGCGDELAQGIDLDLVEGLEESETSKSEDEEESMDLLSDSCSKKEVDDNVSAEQIQVEDVGKIAWGLTKNGVSTSHESFSDVQMASNTVYGCITHRDRILYDKICTSKTFVEEFYPDGIIPGRMFSSEEDIDGLFPDICDAGEALADKDGLSECDLFEQTEPLQITETEDNVSGDIMMLITEDGSNSSDLSSTSIEEEDEEMQVGKEKMEEKGNNYLSDKSASQNLSAIDSPDCPSSNSGGETLLESDQISFSNSSSSQPFSVSGSDGVSDGDVADANQNYCSKYVADHDEAVSASLNFDVMSALSLVQQQPETQGQSLQHNQDEESIGEEKEVASDHLSISDGKELAADHVYEETEPKVQAKDFLQNRKYFMTRSISVETPSTRVDLMTSPAPGNGRLLLHPRSFYTDQCFLGDSRPALTGSLGCLSQGTSNLAKVTRVDIPPPFELASITKRPIRKSSPSLPNEISASCKKPDFGFKRYLLPLRFLRKSDRKSVMDTRSISSRSSSESSPQASYKRLDFIRHNMGSLDLQSTPDCTPPVSPSSFLFQKNRQKQGLNFTLNNDLTSSTFSIEPGSLFESLPLSKPRSFSSPNTDSSEYENVQNAASHYENVQIRLLNPVIQSQRNQSSTNDTDGYVDMSSLPGFQSKSQSSEQETDSLYTFCSPNVRVDGTVGVSVGVACTQEKKTKASDKLTVNCSRAFYCAKELLDSEAQHVKTLQLLCESVEADERLMTVWTEVPDICTLHQNIHTLLETRLKEWDQNEGIAEIILAKKKEFSIFSSYISHYDEKLNYLEHIQSTLLDAVTLKKQLLQVIVRILQYRMLLTDYLNNLSPDSIEFENTQDALVVVSDIAYRANDSLKNGADLLRLVHIEHSVLGLTDLLQPGRVFVKEGTLMKVSRKCKQPRHLFLMNDIMLYTYPQQDGKYRLINRLPLAGMEISKPPIENSQSALKIEVKDISITLSASSCIERDSWFVTLNRTLVDLGPASGDLVGCFELVEGPEMCLGENAPPLLSVSQVTVCMNCPSHFSLTNRRHHCHACGKVVCRDCCRNKFPLKYMKNRRAKVCDHCYTELRKNDVATITESSSRPLSAVFQNIHPSSLWKSRKGQMSFNQETGSEGVMSGTLQRCKNSKRSWRSLWFLLKDKVLYTYPQPEERVACETLPLLGFSVRSEVEEESSMFHLYHKSTLFYTFRAQDSHTAQRWVNAMEEATVL; encoded by the exons ATGAGCGCAG AGTTTCAGGAGCACCCCCTGGACCCCAAAGGACACTTCCAGGCTGAGCCTCTCTTCAAGATGCAACATCAACCACCTATTCCTGAAGAGTACTGTGATAATCAAGAACCCAAACCAAAAATTGAATCCAAACCTAGAAAATATCTCCAGCATCATCTCAGTTCAAACTTCAATATGTACTTGCCACTCCACACTAACAAACGCCTAAGGCCTCCAAATTCAAGAGAGTGTATGACAGAAATGCATAGAAAAATATTACTGGAACAGGAGGGGTCACAAGAGAGGAAGACAGAAAAAACTATATGTATGGAAAAGACAGTACAAACAGATGAGACAGAACCGGATGTTATTCTGGAACAGGGGGATGAGTTAGGATGCGGTGATGAGTTAGCACAGGGAATAGATTTAGATCTGGTGGAGGGTTTAGAAGAAAGTGAGACATCTAAGTCAGAGGATGAGGAAGAGTCAATGGACCTTCTTTCTGATTCATGCAGTAAAAAAGAGGTGGATGATAATGTGTCAGCAGAGCAGATACAAGTAGAGGACGTAGGGAAGATAGCTTGGGGACTGACTAAAAATGGTGTATCAACTTCGCATGAAAGTTTTAGTGATGTTCAAATGGCTTCTAATACAGTTTATGGATGCATAACACACAGAGACAGAATACTGTATGACAAAATTTGCACCAGTAAAACTTTCGTTGAAGAATTTTACCCAGATGGTATAATCCCAGGCAGAATGTTTTCAAGTGAAGAAGACATAGATGGGTTGTTCCCAGATATTTGTGATGCAGGCGAGGCGTTAGCAGACAAAGATGGACTTTCTGAGTGTGATCTCTTTGAACAAACAGAACCTCTTCAAATAACAGAAACAGAGGACAATGTCAGTGGAGATATTATGATGCTTATCACTGAGGATGGATCGAACAGCTCTGATTTGTCTTCAACTTCCATTGAGGAAGAGGATGAAGAAATGCAGGTGGGAaaagagaaaatggaggaaaaagGAAACAATTATTTGTCAGACAAAAGTGCTTCTCAGAATCTCTCAGCTATTGACTCTCCAGACTGTCCCTCATCAAACAGTGGAGGTGAAACTCTCCTTGAGTCCGATcagatttctttttcaaattcttcttcttctcagCCATTTAGTGTTTCAGGCTCTGATGGTGTCTCAGATGGTGATGTAGCAGATGCAAATCAAAACTACTGTAGCAAATATGTGGCTGATCATGATGAAGCCGTGTCTGCCTCACTAAATTTCGATGTCATGAGTGCCCTTTCGCTTGTTCAACAGCAACCTGAAACCCAAGGCCAAAGTTTACAACATAATCAAGATGAAGAGAGCATTGGAGAAGAAAAAGAAGTTGCAAGTGACCACTTGAGTATATCTGATGGAAAAGAACTCGCAGCAGATCATGTGTATGAAGAGACAGAGCCAAAAGTCCAAGCCAAAGACTTCCTTCAGAACAGGAAGTACTTTATGACTCGCTCTATATCTGTGGAAACCCCCAGTACGAGAGTTGACCTAATGACTAGCCCCGCACCAGGAAATGGGCGACTTTTGCTACACCCACGCTCATTCTATACAGATCAGTGTTTCCTTGGAGATAGTAGACCTGCGCTGACTGGTTCATTAGGATGTCTTTCACAAGGCACCTCAAACTTAGCTAAAGTTACAAGAGTGGATATTCCACCGCCTTTTGAACTGGCATCCATCACAAAGCGCCCAATCAGAAAAAGTTCTCCATCCCTCCCAAACGAAATCTCCGCTTCTTGCAAGAAGCCTGATTTCGGGTTTAAACGATATCTTCTGCCGTTACGATTCCTTAGGAAATCAGATCGGAAAAGTGTGATGGATACTCGTTCGATCTCCTCCAGGTCCTCGTCCGAGTCAAGTCCACAAGCATCATATAAACGCTTGGATTTTATCAGGCATAACATGGGCAGCCTGGATTTGCAGAGCACTCCAGATTGCACACCACCTGTGTCTCCCTCTTCCTTTCTCTTCCAAAAGAATAGACAAAAACAGGGACTGAACTTCACTCTTAATAATGATTTGACTTCTAGCACCTTTTCTATTGAGCCAGGCTCTCTCTTTGAGTCCCTTCCCCTTTCCAAACCTCGATCTTTTTCATCTCCCAATACCGACTCGTCGGAATACGAGAATGTTCAAAATGCTGCTTCTCACTATGAGAATGTGCAGATTCGCCTCCTGAATCCCGTCATTCAGAGTCAACGAAATCAGAGTTCAACCAATGATACTGATGGCTATGTGGATATGAGCAGTCTGCCTGGCTTCCAGAGCAAAAGTCAGTCATCTGAGCAAGAGACGGATAG CCTCTATACTTTCTGTTCTCCTAATGTGAGGGTGGATGGAACAGTGGGCGTGTCTGTGGGTGTGGCTTGTACACAAGAGAAAAAGACAAAGGCATCTGACAAACTG aCTGTCAACTGCTCCAGGGCTTTCTATTGTGCCAAAGAGCTTCTGGATAGCGAGGCCCA GCATGTTAAGACTTTACAACTTCTATGTGAG TCAGTTGAAGCCGATGAGAGGCTGATGACAGTGTGGACAGAGGTACCTGATATTTGTACTCTCCACCAAAATATCCACACATTACTGGAGACCCGCTTAAAAGAATG GGATCAGAATGAAGGTATTGCTGAAATCATCCTGGCAAAGAAGAAAGAGTTTTCCATTTTCTCTTCCTACATCAGTCATTatgatgaaaaattgaattatcTGGAACACATACAAAGCACA CTACTAGATGCAGTGACCCTGAAAAAGCAGTTGCTGCAGGTCATTGTGCGCATCCTACAGTACCGTATGCTGCTTACAG ACTACCTGAATAACCTCTCACCAGACTCTATAGAGTTTGAAAATACACAAG ATGCTTTGGTTGTGGTCTCAGATATTGCTTATCGTGCCAACGACAGCCTTAAGAATGga GCGGATCTCCTGCGTTTGGTCCACATTGAACACAGTGTTCTGGGTCTGACGGATCTCCTACAGCCTGGGAGA GTGTTTGTGAAAGAGGGCACCCTGATGAAAGTCAGCAGAAAGTGCAAACAGCCACGTCATCTTTTCTTG ATGAATGACATAATGCTTTACACATATCCTCAGCAAGATGGCAAATACAGACTCATCAACAGATTACCATTGGCAGGGATGGAG ATCAGCAAGCCACCTATAGAGAACTCTCAAAGTGCACTGAAGATAGAAGTAAAAGATATAAGCATCACTTTGTCTGCCAG CTCCTGCATCGAACGGGACAGTTGGTTTGTTACACTGAATCGGACATTGGTGGATCTTGGCCCAGCATCAGGAGACCTAGTGGGCTGTTTTGAG TTAGTGGAGGGTCCAGAGATGTGTCTCGGTGAGAATGCTCCTCCCCTGTTGTCTGTTTCCCAGGTGACTGTTTGCATGAACTGTCCCTCACATTTCAGCCTCACAAACAGACGACATCACTGCCATGCCTGTGGCAAG GTTGTTTGCAGAGATTGTTGCAGGAACAAATTCCCCCTCAAATACATGAAGAACAGACGTGCCAAAGTGTGTGATCATTGTTACACTGAGCTGCGTAAGAATG ATGTTGCCACAATAACGGAGAGCTCCAGTCGACCGCTCTCTGCTGTCTTCCAAAACATTCATCCATCAAGTCTGTGGAAGAGCCGCAAAGGCCAGATGTCTTTCAACCAG GAGACAGGGTCTGAGGGGGTGATGAGTGGAACACTGCAGAGATGCAAGAACAGCAAGAGAAGTTGGAGAAGCCTGTGGTTCCTCCTAAAAGATAAAGTTCTCTACACATATCCACAGCCTGAG GAGAGGGTTGCATGCGAGACCCTTCCTCTATTGGGTTTCTCTGTGAGGTCAGAGGTTGAAGAGGAAAGCAGCATGTTTCATCTGTACCACAAAAGCACTCTCTTCTATACTTTCAGAGCCCAGGACAGTCACACTGCACAGAG GTGGGTCAATGCCATGGAAGAAGCTACAGTCCTGTAG
- the LOC125273747 gene encoding FYVE, RhoGEF and PH domain-containing protein 5 isoform X2, with protein sequence MSAEFQEHPLDPKGHFQAEPLFKMQHQPPIPEEYCDNQEPKPKIESKPRKYLQHHLSSNFNMYLPLHTNKRLRPPNSRECMTEMHRKILLEQEGSQERKTEKTICMEKTVQTDETEPDVILEQGDELGCGDELAQGIDLDLVEGLEESETSKSEDEEESMDLLSDSCSKKEVDDNVSAEQIQVEDVGKIAWGLTKNGVSTSHESFSDVQMASNTVYGCITHRDRILYDKICTSKTFVEEFYPDGIIPGRMFSSEEDIDGLFPDICDAGEALADKDGLSECDLFEQTEPLQITETEDNVSGDIMMLITEDGSNSSDLSSTSIEEEDEEMQVGKEKMEEKGNNYLSDKSASQNLSAIDSPDCPSSNSGGETLLESDQISFSNSSSSQPFSVSGSDGVSDGDVADANQNYCSKYVADHDEAVSASLNFDVMSALSLVQQQPETQGQSLQHNQDEESIGEEKEVASDHLSISDGKELAADHVYEETEPKVQAKDFLQNRKYFMTRSISVETPSTRVDLMTSPAPGNGRLLLHPRSFYTDQCFLGDSRPALTGSLGCLSQGTSNLAKVTRVDIPPPFELASITKRPIRKSSPSLPNEISASCKKPDFGFKRYLLPLRFLRKSDRKSVMDTRSISSRSSSESSPQASYKRLDFIRHNMGSLDLQSTPDCTPPVSPSSFLFQKNRQKQGLNFTLNNDLTSSTFSIEPGSLFESLPLSKPRSFSSPNTDSSEYENVQNAASHYENVQIRLLNPVIQSQRNQSSTNDTDGYVDMSSLPGFQSKSQSSEQETDSLYTFCSPNVRVDGTVGVSVGVACTQEKKTKASDKLTVNCSRAFYCAKELLDSEAQHVKTLQLLCESVEADERLMTVWTEVPDICTLHQNIHTLLETRLKEWDQNEGIAEIILAKKKEFSIFSSYISHYDEKLNYLEHIQSTLLDAVTLKKQLLQVIVRILQYRMLLTDYLNNLSPDSIEFENTQDALVVVSDIAYRANDSLKNGADLLRLVHIEHSVLGLTDLLQPGRVFVKEGTLMKVSRKCKQPRHLFLMNDIMLYTYPQQDGKYRLINRLPLAGMEISKPPIENSQSALKIEVKDISITLSASSCIERDSWFVTLNRTLVDLGPASGDLVGCFELVEGPEMCLGENAPPLLSVSQVTVCMNCPSHFSLTNRRHHCHACGKVVCRDCCRNKFPLKYMKNRRAKVCDHCYTELRKNDVATITESSSRPLSAVFQNIHPSSLWKSRKGQMSFNQTGSEGVMSGTLQRCKNSKRSWRSLWFLLKDKVLYTYPQPEERVACETLPLLGFSVRSEVEEESSMFHLYHKSTLFYTFRAQDSHTAQRWVNAMEEATVL encoded by the exons ATGAGCGCAG AGTTTCAGGAGCACCCCCTGGACCCCAAAGGACACTTCCAGGCTGAGCCTCTCTTCAAGATGCAACATCAACCACCTATTCCTGAAGAGTACTGTGATAATCAAGAACCCAAACCAAAAATTGAATCCAAACCTAGAAAATATCTCCAGCATCATCTCAGTTCAAACTTCAATATGTACTTGCCACTCCACACTAACAAACGCCTAAGGCCTCCAAATTCAAGAGAGTGTATGACAGAAATGCATAGAAAAATATTACTGGAACAGGAGGGGTCACAAGAGAGGAAGACAGAAAAAACTATATGTATGGAAAAGACAGTACAAACAGATGAGACAGAACCGGATGTTATTCTGGAACAGGGGGATGAGTTAGGATGCGGTGATGAGTTAGCACAGGGAATAGATTTAGATCTGGTGGAGGGTTTAGAAGAAAGTGAGACATCTAAGTCAGAGGATGAGGAAGAGTCAATGGACCTTCTTTCTGATTCATGCAGTAAAAAAGAGGTGGATGATAATGTGTCAGCAGAGCAGATACAAGTAGAGGACGTAGGGAAGATAGCTTGGGGACTGACTAAAAATGGTGTATCAACTTCGCATGAAAGTTTTAGTGATGTTCAAATGGCTTCTAATACAGTTTATGGATGCATAACACACAGAGACAGAATACTGTATGACAAAATTTGCACCAGTAAAACTTTCGTTGAAGAATTTTACCCAGATGGTATAATCCCAGGCAGAATGTTTTCAAGTGAAGAAGACATAGATGGGTTGTTCCCAGATATTTGTGATGCAGGCGAGGCGTTAGCAGACAAAGATGGACTTTCTGAGTGTGATCTCTTTGAACAAACAGAACCTCTTCAAATAACAGAAACAGAGGACAATGTCAGTGGAGATATTATGATGCTTATCACTGAGGATGGATCGAACAGCTCTGATTTGTCTTCAACTTCCATTGAGGAAGAGGATGAAGAAATGCAGGTGGGAaaagagaaaatggaggaaaaagGAAACAATTATTTGTCAGACAAAAGTGCTTCTCAGAATCTCTCAGCTATTGACTCTCCAGACTGTCCCTCATCAAACAGTGGAGGTGAAACTCTCCTTGAGTCCGATcagatttctttttcaaattcttcttcttctcagCCATTTAGTGTTTCAGGCTCTGATGGTGTCTCAGATGGTGATGTAGCAGATGCAAATCAAAACTACTGTAGCAAATATGTGGCTGATCATGATGAAGCCGTGTCTGCCTCACTAAATTTCGATGTCATGAGTGCCCTTTCGCTTGTTCAACAGCAACCTGAAACCCAAGGCCAAAGTTTACAACATAATCAAGATGAAGAGAGCATTGGAGAAGAAAAAGAAGTTGCAAGTGACCACTTGAGTATATCTGATGGAAAAGAACTCGCAGCAGATCATGTGTATGAAGAGACAGAGCCAAAAGTCCAAGCCAAAGACTTCCTTCAGAACAGGAAGTACTTTATGACTCGCTCTATATCTGTGGAAACCCCCAGTACGAGAGTTGACCTAATGACTAGCCCCGCACCAGGAAATGGGCGACTTTTGCTACACCCACGCTCATTCTATACAGATCAGTGTTTCCTTGGAGATAGTAGACCTGCGCTGACTGGTTCATTAGGATGTCTTTCACAAGGCACCTCAAACTTAGCTAAAGTTACAAGAGTGGATATTCCACCGCCTTTTGAACTGGCATCCATCACAAAGCGCCCAATCAGAAAAAGTTCTCCATCCCTCCCAAACGAAATCTCCGCTTCTTGCAAGAAGCCTGATTTCGGGTTTAAACGATATCTTCTGCCGTTACGATTCCTTAGGAAATCAGATCGGAAAAGTGTGATGGATACTCGTTCGATCTCCTCCAGGTCCTCGTCCGAGTCAAGTCCACAAGCATCATATAAACGCTTGGATTTTATCAGGCATAACATGGGCAGCCTGGATTTGCAGAGCACTCCAGATTGCACACCACCTGTGTCTCCCTCTTCCTTTCTCTTCCAAAAGAATAGACAAAAACAGGGACTGAACTTCACTCTTAATAATGATTTGACTTCTAGCACCTTTTCTATTGAGCCAGGCTCTCTCTTTGAGTCCCTTCCCCTTTCCAAACCTCGATCTTTTTCATCTCCCAATACCGACTCGTCGGAATACGAGAATGTTCAAAATGCTGCTTCTCACTATGAGAATGTGCAGATTCGCCTCCTGAATCCCGTCATTCAGAGTCAACGAAATCAGAGTTCAACCAATGATACTGATGGCTATGTGGATATGAGCAGTCTGCCTGGCTTCCAGAGCAAAAGTCAGTCATCTGAGCAAGAGACGGATAG CCTCTATACTTTCTGTTCTCCTAATGTGAGGGTGGATGGAACAGTGGGCGTGTCTGTGGGTGTGGCTTGTACACAAGAGAAAAAGACAAAGGCATCTGACAAACTG aCTGTCAACTGCTCCAGGGCTTTCTATTGTGCCAAAGAGCTTCTGGATAGCGAGGCCCA GCATGTTAAGACTTTACAACTTCTATGTGAG TCAGTTGAAGCCGATGAGAGGCTGATGACAGTGTGGACAGAGGTACCTGATATTTGTACTCTCCACCAAAATATCCACACATTACTGGAGACCCGCTTAAAAGAATG GGATCAGAATGAAGGTATTGCTGAAATCATCCTGGCAAAGAAGAAAGAGTTTTCCATTTTCTCTTCCTACATCAGTCATTatgatgaaaaattgaattatcTGGAACACATACAAAGCACA CTACTAGATGCAGTGACCCTGAAAAAGCAGTTGCTGCAGGTCATTGTGCGCATCCTACAGTACCGTATGCTGCTTACAG ACTACCTGAATAACCTCTCACCAGACTCTATAGAGTTTGAAAATACACAAG ATGCTTTGGTTGTGGTCTCAGATATTGCTTATCGTGCCAACGACAGCCTTAAGAATGga GCGGATCTCCTGCGTTTGGTCCACATTGAACACAGTGTTCTGGGTCTGACGGATCTCCTACAGCCTGGGAGA GTGTTTGTGAAAGAGGGCACCCTGATGAAAGTCAGCAGAAAGTGCAAACAGCCACGTCATCTTTTCTTG ATGAATGACATAATGCTTTACACATATCCTCAGCAAGATGGCAAATACAGACTCATCAACAGATTACCATTGGCAGGGATGGAG ATCAGCAAGCCACCTATAGAGAACTCTCAAAGTGCACTGAAGATAGAAGTAAAAGATATAAGCATCACTTTGTCTGCCAG CTCCTGCATCGAACGGGACAGTTGGTTTGTTACACTGAATCGGACATTGGTGGATCTTGGCCCAGCATCAGGAGACCTAGTGGGCTGTTTTGAG TTAGTGGAGGGTCCAGAGATGTGTCTCGGTGAGAATGCTCCTCCCCTGTTGTCTGTTTCCCAGGTGACTGTTTGCATGAACTGTCCCTCACATTTCAGCCTCACAAACAGACGACATCACTGCCATGCCTGTGGCAAG GTTGTTTGCAGAGATTGTTGCAGGAACAAATTCCCCCTCAAATACATGAAGAACAGACGTGCCAAAGTGTGTGATCATTGTTACACTGAGCTGCGTAAGAATG ATGTTGCCACAATAACGGAGAGCTCCAGTCGACCGCTCTCTGCTGTCTTCCAAAACATTCATCCATCAAGTCTGTGGAAGAGCCGCAAAGGCCAGATGTCTTTCAACCAG ACAGGGTCTGAGGGGGTGATGAGTGGAACACTGCAGAGATGCAAGAACAGCAAGAGAAGTTGGAGAAGCCTGTGGTTCCTCCTAAAAGATAAAGTTCTCTACACATATCCACAGCCTGAG GAGAGGGTTGCATGCGAGACCCTTCCTCTATTGGGTTTCTCTGTGAGGTCAGAGGTTGAAGAGGAAAGCAGCATGTTTCATCTGTACCACAAAAGCACTCTCTTCTATACTTTCAGAGCCCAGGACAGTCACACTGCACAGAG GTGGGTCAATGCCATGGAAGAAGCTACAGTCCTGTAG